From Posidoniimonas polymericola, a single genomic window includes:
- a CDS encoding type VI secretion protein IcmF/TssM N-terminal domain-containing protein has product MFAKIRKAAPALGKIAVAPFVGFARGAVAGGRTTWTLHFALLGSVLAGLWRLNNYLELDKVVRAPSQLLREFWLPLLFLLAYAIAWSAVAAYRAATRPGAESPFPEIDRCWQRALAAMRRHGLDLADRPTLLLIGEPAGREAELLSAFALTPTLGPVPSQADAELRILADDQAIYVLCHGPSLLSRAAERLAHQRMQNRHATAAFAHTTPAEDRIPAALRVEALAHAGTTNRPAAAAEQLLVDDSEFLSLAEQTDLYPADAWPTEPLFSADEAAACAAQLDYVVSLLRRERDGLRALDGIAVLTPADAGASDAAAADARTAMEQDLDVIGEAAGVRCPVLAVVTDLQHAPGCGRLLHLLNADRKGRRLGVAIPAAAATDAATQVEQLRELTGPMASALCQRLMQVEADNNAEVLRDNAALFELESCLAARGGRLATIVSGAVAGADGAPWPLEGCYLTATGDQLAGSQAFGAGVLQRLVEPATPASWTPEALERDAQQTRFAQLGYAGLAVACSVVGLLLLL; this is encoded by the coding sequence ATGTTCGCGAAGATCCGCAAAGCGGCCCCCGCCCTCGGCAAGATCGCCGTCGCCCCGTTTGTCGGCTTCGCCCGCGGCGCGGTCGCCGGTGGCCGGACCACCTGGACCCTGCACTTCGCCCTGCTCGGTTCGGTGCTCGCCGGGCTGTGGCGGCTGAACAACTACCTCGAGCTCGACAAGGTCGTCCGCGCTCCGTCTCAGCTGCTCCGCGAATTCTGGCTGCCGCTGCTGTTCCTGCTTGCCTACGCCATCGCCTGGTCGGCGGTCGCCGCCTACCGGGCCGCCACCCGGCCCGGCGCCGAGTCGCCATTCCCCGAGATCGACCGCTGCTGGCAACGCGCCCTCGCAGCGATGCGCCGCCACGGCCTCGACCTGGCCGACCGCCCTACCCTGCTCTTGATCGGCGAGCCCGCCGGCCGCGAGGCCGAACTGCTTTCCGCCTTCGCCCTCACCCCCACCCTCGGGCCGGTCCCCTCGCAGGCCGACGCCGAGCTCCGCATCCTGGCCGACGACCAGGCGATCTACGTGCTGTGCCACGGCCCGTCGCTGCTGAGCCGCGCGGCCGAGCGGCTGGCCCACCAGCGGATGCAAAACCGCCACGCGACCGCGGCCTTTGCCCACACCACGCCGGCCGAAGATAGAATCCCGGCCGCCCTCCGCGTCGAGGCGCTCGCCCACGCCGGCACGACTAACCGACCCGCCGCCGCAGCGGAGCAGCTGCTGGTCGACGACTCGGAATTCCTCTCACTCGCCGAACAAACCGATCTCTATCCCGCCGATGCATGGCCGACTGAGCCGCTGTTCTCGGCCGACGAAGCGGCCGCCTGCGCCGCCCAGCTCGACTATGTTGTGTCGCTCCTCCGACGCGAACGCGACGGCCTGCGGGCGCTCGACGGCATTGCCGTGCTCACGCCCGCCGACGCCGGCGCGTCCGATGCCGCGGCGGCCGACGCCCGCACCGCGATGGAGCAGGACCTCGACGTCATCGGCGAGGCGGCCGGCGTCCGCTGCCCGGTGCTCGCCGTCGTGACCGACCTGCAGCACGCTCCCGGCTGCGGGCGGCTGCTGCACCTGCTCAACGCCGACCGCAAGGGCCGCCGCCTCGGCGTGGCGATCCCGGCCGCCGCCGCGACGGACGCCGCCACCCAAGTCGAGCAGCTCCGCGAGCTGACCGGCCCGATGGCCTCGGCCCTCTGCCAGCGGCTCATGCAGGTCGAAGCAGACAACAACGCAGAAGTCCTCCGCGACAACGCCGCGTTGTTCGAATTGGAGTCGTGCCTCGCCGCGCGGGGCGGACGGCTCGCGACGATAGTCTCTGGCGCCGTGGCGGGCGCCGACGGCGCCCCCTGGCCACTCGAGGGCTGCTACCTCACCGCCACCGGCGACCAGCTGGCCGGCAGCCAAGCGTTCGGCGCCGGCGTGCTGCAGCGGCTGGTCGAACCCGCCACGCCCGCCAGCTGGACGCCCGAGGCCCTCGAGCGCGACGCTCAACAAACCCGCTTCGCCCAGCTGGGTTACGCCGGTCTGGCGGTCGCGTGCTCGGTGGTCGGCCTGCTGCTGCTTTTGTAG
- a CDS encoding Hcp family type VI secretion system effector, translating into MENKNDNGSIDYFLKIDGIEGESKDSKHAKEIQILGFNWGETQPVSIPFTSGGGSGKVCMQDLTFTMYACKASPKLFLSCAKGEHIKDATLVARKAGGDQEEFYQIKLEEVLVSSYNTGGGSGNALPMDTVTLAFNKINYQYRPQKDKGALDTPVKAGWNLEENKTI; encoded by the coding sequence GTGGAAAACAAGAACGACAACGGATCGATCGACTACTTCCTGAAGATCGATGGCATCGAGGGCGAGTCGAAAGACTCGAAGCACGCCAAAGAAATTCAGATCCTTGGCTTTAACTGGGGCGAGACCCAGCCGGTGAGCATCCCGTTCACCTCGGGCGGCGGTTCGGGCAAGGTCTGCATGCAGGACCTCACCTTCACCATGTACGCCTGCAAGGCGTCGCCGAAGCTGTTCCTGTCGTGCGCCAAGGGCGAGCACATCAAGGACGCCACGCTCGTCGCCCGCAAGGCCGGCGGCGATCAGGAAGAGTTCTACCAGATCAAGCTGGAAGAGGTGCTGGTGTCGTCCTACAACACCGGCGGCGGGTCTGGCAACGCGCTGCCGATGGACACCGTGACCCTCGCCTTCAACAAGATCAACTACCAGTACCGCCCGCAGAAGGACAAGGGCGCCCTCGACACGCCGGTCAAGGCGGGCTGGAACCTGGAAGAGAACAAGACCATTTAG
- a CDS encoding DotU family type IV/VI secretion system protein — MRPATHQRLHEPLHSAIDYALRLHTAVGRGAELCLAKEQAVLTNLALEVPDGGADPAFRGARYALVCWLDELFICHSDWADRWSERKLESTLYGGNDRAWDFWRQAKLAAAQTDDDALGAYYLCAALGFRGEMRTDPAALNSWFDQTRTRVTRHARQRTPQAAGSRRRRAGAPLRGEARLRRMLAIAAVVTIALAPLATYAVMQRLLA, encoded by the coding sequence ATGCGACCCGCCACCCACCAGCGCCTGCACGAGCCTCTCCACAGCGCGATCGACTACGCGCTACGGCTGCACACCGCTGTCGGCCGCGGGGCCGAGCTCTGCCTGGCCAAGGAGCAGGCGGTGCTGACCAACCTGGCCCTCGAGGTCCCCGACGGTGGAGCCGACCCGGCCTTCCGCGGAGCCCGCTACGCCCTGGTCTGCTGGCTCGACGAGCTGTTCATCTGCCACTCCGACTGGGCCGACCGCTGGAGCGAGCGCAAGCTCGAGTCCACCCTGTACGGCGGCAACGACCGCGCCTGGGACTTCTGGCGGCAGGCGAAGCTCGCCGCCGCCCAGACCGACGACGACGCCCTCGGGGCCTACTACTTGTGCGCCGCCCTCGGTTTCCGCGGCGAGATGCGCACCGACCCCGCCGCCCTCAACAGCTGGTTCGACCAGACCCGCACGCGGGTCACCCGCCACGCACGCCAACGCACGCCCCAGGCGGCCGGCTCGCGCCGCCGCCGCGCGGGGGCTCCGCTGCGGGGCGAGGCCCGCCTCCGCCGGATGCTGGCGATCGCCGCGGTGGTGACCATCGCCCTCGCCCCGCTCGCCACGTATGCCGTGATGCAGCGGCTGCTCGCCTAG
- the tssC gene encoding type VI secretion system contractile sheath large subunit: MATADATVDAADVEELSLLEKLLQNSRALDDTELEHQRDYLQEFLNHVVDADQVTSQDAAAEINHWIAKIDEKISEQLNEIMHDDKFQKLEGSWRGLHYLVHQSETGTTLKIRVLNATKRELLKDLETAVEFDQSALFKKVYEEEYGQLGGAPYGMLVGDYEFSRHPEDVNLLSLISNVAAGAHAPFVTAASPALLNLTSFTELPNPRDLAKIFESAAHTSWRSFRDSEDSRYVALCMPRVLGRLPYGKDFKSVEEFDFEEFVDGRDHSKYLWMNAAWAYATRVTDAFSKYGWYAKVRGVEGGGKVEGLPVHTFNTDDGDVAMKCPTEIAISDRREFELSTLGFLPLLHSKNTDFAVFMGAQSAQKQKTYFDDSATANADLSTKINFLLCVSRFAHYLKVMARDKVGSMLEANECEKWLNDWIANYVCDPSMAGDVTKAKCPLSDATVEVREIPGKPGWYEAIAWLRPHFQLETLSASMRLVAEVPKKG, from the coding sequence ATGGCGACCGCCGACGCAACCGTTGACGCGGCTGATGTGGAAGAACTCAGCCTGCTCGAAAAACTGCTCCAGAACTCGCGCGCCCTCGACGACACCGAGCTGGAGCACCAGCGGGACTACCTGCAGGAGTTCCTGAACCACGTGGTCGACGCCGACCAGGTGACCAGCCAGGACGCCGCCGCCGAGATCAATCATTGGATCGCCAAGATCGATGAGAAGATCTCGGAGCAGCTCAACGAGATCATGCACGACGATAAGTTCCAGAAGCTCGAGGGGAGCTGGCGCGGGCTGCACTACCTGGTGCACCAGTCCGAGACCGGCACGACCCTCAAGATCCGCGTGCTGAACGCGACCAAGCGGGAGCTGCTCAAGGACCTCGAGACCGCGGTCGAGTTCGACCAGAGCGCCCTGTTCAAGAAGGTCTACGAGGAAGAGTACGGCCAGCTCGGCGGCGCCCCCTACGGCATGCTGGTTGGCGACTACGAGTTCAGCCGGCACCCAGAGGACGTGAACCTCCTGAGCCTGATCTCGAATGTGGCTGCCGGAGCGCACGCCCCGTTCGTCACGGCCGCCTCGCCGGCGCTGCTGAACCTGACCAGCTTTACCGAGCTGCCCAACCCGCGTGACCTGGCCAAGATCTTCGAGTCGGCGGCCCACACCTCGTGGCGTTCGTTCCGCGACTCGGAGGACTCCCGCTACGTGGCGTTGTGCATGCCCCGCGTGCTCGGCCGCCTGCCCTACGGCAAGGACTTCAAGAGCGTCGAGGAGTTCGACTTCGAGGAGTTCGTCGACGGCCGCGACCACAGCAAGTACCTGTGGATGAACGCCGCCTGGGCGTACGCCACCCGCGTGACCGACGCGTTCAGCAAGTACGGCTGGTACGCCAAGGTCCGCGGCGTCGAGGGCGGCGGCAAGGTCGAGGGCCTGCCGGTGCACACCTTCAACACCGACGACGGCGACGTCGCGATGAAGTGCCCGACCGAGATCGCGATCTCGGACCGCCGCGAGTTCGAGCTCTCGACGCTCGGCTTCCTGCCGCTGCTGCACTCCAAGAACACCGATTTTGCCGTGTTCATGGGCGCCCAGTCGGCCCAGAAGCAGAAGACCTACTTCGACGACTCGGCCACGGCCAACGCGGACCTGTCGACGAAGATCAACTTCTTGCTGTGCGTCTCGCGCTTCGCCCACTACCTGAAGGTGATGGCCCGCGACAAGGTCGGCTCGATGCTCGAGGCCAACGAGTGCGAGAAGTGGCTGAACGACTGGATCGCCAACTACGTGTGCGACCCGTCCATGGCCGGCGACGTCACCAAGGCCAAGTGCCCGCTCTCGGACGCCACGGTTGAGGTCCGCGAGATCCCCGGCAAGCCCGGCTGGTACGAGGCGATCGCCTGGCTGCGGCCCCACTTCCAGCTCGAGACGCTCAGCGCCAGCATGCGGCTGGTTGCCGAGGTTCCTAAGAAGGGCTAA
- the tssB gene encoding type VI secretion system contractile sheath small subunit has translation MSESLQHKLDRVRPPRVQITYDVETNGAMEQKELPFVVGVMSELAGDQEEPPKPLKERKFVPIDRDNFNEVLAKVGPRLALKVPNRLSDEEGTNLSAELRFEEISDFEPQNVAKQVPALKSMLDARHKLRQILSTMEGNDSYADLLQEVLSDAEAAKSLKDELGSEESK, from the coding sequence ATGAGCGAAAGCCTCCAACACAAGCTAGACCGGGTGCGTCCGCCGCGTGTGCAGATCACCTACGACGTCGAGACCAACGGCGCCATGGAGCAGAAAGAGCTGCCCTTCGTGGTGGGCGTCATGTCGGAACTCGCCGGCGATCAGGAAGAGCCGCCGAAGCCGCTCAAGGAGCGGAAGTTCGTGCCGATTGACCGCGACAACTTCAACGAGGTGCTGGCCAAGGTCGGCCCGCGTCTGGCCCTGAAGGTCCCCAACCGTCTGAGCGACGAAGAGGGCACCAACCTGTCGGCCGAGCTCCGCTTCGAGGAGATCTCCGACTTCGAGCCGCAGAACGTCGCCAAGCAGGTGCCGGCGCTCAAGAGCATGCTGGACGCCCGCCACAAGCTGCGTCAGATCCTCAGCACGATGGAAGGCAACGACTCGTACGCCGACCTGCTGCAGGAGGTGCTCTCGGACGCCGAGGCCGCCAAGTCGCTGAAGGACGAACTGGGCTCGGAAGAGTCCAAGTAG
- the tssA gene encoding type VI secretion system protein TssA yields the protein MPSATCEALLLPLPGDSPTGDEAHFAMTLSPLLRELRREEQADHFDDATRPKQLKRAEWAKVVEQCESALTEHAKDLRTACHLVEARTRVDGLRGLSEGLELVARMVEECWDRVSPAVGDDPIENRATPLANLLDDAVRGLCFPNQIITLPLIGAGENACSFVDWTKMRGDSEQGEALSLRRAKITPEVFKQNHDHAAAALHWLERLRKSLDERLGEDAPGLLKLRNAISDLHGLLADELSRLGFATEPNREPDGGHSPEELKPTTLGPAARDQLYTLLDNTAEQLRAMEPHSPIPYLIKRAVRLGRLPFPSLMQHVIREQTTLAELNREFGIAEADGVEASA from the coding sequence ATGCCCAGCGCCACCTGCGAAGCCCTGCTGCTGCCACTCCCCGGCGACTCGCCGACGGGCGACGAGGCGCATTTTGCGATGACGCTCTCGCCGCTGCTCAGGGAGCTGCGCCGCGAGGAACAGGCGGACCACTTCGACGACGCCACCCGGCCCAAGCAGCTCAAACGCGCCGAGTGGGCCAAGGTCGTTGAGCAGTGCGAGTCTGCTCTTACCGAACACGCCAAGGACCTCCGCACCGCCTGCCACCTGGTTGAGGCCCGCACCCGAGTCGATGGGCTGCGGGGGCTGAGCGAGGGGCTCGAGCTGGTAGCGCGGATGGTCGAAGAGTGCTGGGACCGGGTAAGCCCCGCTGTGGGGGACGACCCGATCGAGAACCGTGCGACGCCGCTGGCCAACCTGCTGGACGACGCGGTCCGCGGGCTGTGCTTCCCGAACCAAATCATCACGCTGCCGTTGATCGGCGCCGGTGAGAACGCCTGCAGCTTTGTCGACTGGACGAAGATGCGGGGCGACTCCGAACAGGGCGAGGCCTTGAGCCTCCGCCGCGCGAAGATCACCCCCGAGGTCTTCAAGCAGAACCACGACCACGCGGCGGCGGCGCTGCACTGGCTCGAGCGGCTGCGGAAGTCGCTCGACGAGCGGCTCGGCGAGGACGCCCCGGGGCTGCTGAAGCTGCGGAACGCGATCTCGGACCTGCACGGGCTGCTGGCGGACGAGCTGTCGCGTCTCGGCTTCGCGACTGAGCCGAACAGGGAGCCGGACGGCGGCCACTCGCCGGAAGAACTCAAACCGACCACCCTCGGACCCGCCGCCCGCGATCAGCTCTACACCCTGCTGGACAACACGGCCGAGCAGCTGCGGGCGATGGAGCCCCACAGCCCGATCCCCTACCTGATTAAACGCGCGGTTCGACTCGGTCGGCTGCCGTTCCCGAGTTTGATGCAGCACGTGATCCGCGAGCAGACGACGCTCGCGGAGCTGAACCGCGAGTTTGGAATTGCCGAAGCGGACGGAGTCGAAGCATCGGCCTGA
- a CDS encoding LamG domain-containing protein: MDQTRRVGWGVLCCCALLVGRADAQLTYSLSWGWSGDARQNAANAALSGALARYNAYGDFTGGNGSHVQAAYNAGVPTAQAGYGGWGGIIEYGGTWPNERVTMHELDHWLGTGTFSASNGRSWDGPRAVRILEQFEGVGARVGTDGTHFWPYGLNYDTEWSELNAQRNVALVYALRADWGIGSAANPTAWNATNVTLTGSDAPGTSGFHHADKWSDNTFAHPNADYATGGFDLRTPNGTPSWTFAGKSLTINRGGRLLYNGWGATGRVTINDLTVANATVRHDQFSQDIFRLAGNTTLVGAATFEAARGPMVIEASLRGDGSLTKTGANDLTLAAANEYAGATNIQSGTLRLSRGSLLAEYTFDNVRGVGVPNSGSAGNPLNGLLAGGATIVDAGGGREGRAVSLSGGASVDVQSAITDLAPDGNWAVSAWVNTTTAGGAILSKTDGGWDRGNTAFYLGDGAGAGSGGQPAGVRWAGGFLQTAPGSTTVTDGQWHQVTYVNSGGEYTIYVDGQAQTTSTADSAFGNADVGSLVQLGRANNPGDGALNFNGLMDSVQIFSQSLSAQQVAALHGGEQLGSLPSTTVVNISAAATLDLNGTTQEIAGLNGVGTSAITLGSRGRLIINNAETSEHWGTISGNGGLAKSGAGDLLLAGVGTHTGGITVAEGRLIVEGDTGFGTTAIEAGASLAGSGNVRGTLDLQSGAELEVALAGPSHDPLNVDGAAALDGLLSVSLDAGYLPALGESITVLTAVGLTNNLTLGGPDGALFSLAESTPNALVLTAVSNLAGDYNNDGAVDAADYVVWRDNVGQPAGTLFNDPSAAAVGSAQYAAWQGNYGATMTVVGAAAVPEPAAFALLASVLATLGRVRPISRRNLGG, translated from the coding sequence ATGGATCAGACCAGGCGTGTTGGGTGGGGCGTGTTGTGCTGCTGTGCATTACTAGTCGGCCGCGCCGACGCGCAGCTCACGTACTCGCTGTCTTGGGGCTGGAGCGGCGACGCGCGGCAGAACGCCGCCAACGCGGCGCTCAGCGGCGCGCTGGCCCGCTACAACGCCTATGGCGACTTCACCGGCGGCAACGGCAGCCATGTCCAGGCCGCCTACAACGCCGGCGTCCCCACCGCCCAGGCGGGCTACGGCGGGTGGGGCGGCATCATCGAGTACGGCGGCACCTGGCCGAACGAACGCGTCACTATGCACGAGCTTGACCACTGGCTCGGCACCGGCACCTTCTCGGCCTCCAACGGCCGCTCGTGGGACGGCCCGCGCGCGGTGCGGATCCTCGAGCAGTTCGAGGGCGTCGGCGCCCGGGTCGGGACCGACGGCACGCACTTCTGGCCGTACGGGCTGAACTACGACACCGAGTGGAGCGAGCTCAACGCCCAACGCAACGTCGCACTGGTCTACGCGCTGCGGGCCGACTGGGGCATCGGCTCGGCCGCCAACCCGACCGCCTGGAACGCGACCAACGTCACGCTGACCGGCTCGGACGCGCCGGGGACCTCGGGCTTCCACCACGCCGACAAGTGGAGCGACAACACGTTTGCGCACCCCAACGCCGACTACGCCACCGGCGGCTTCGACCTCCGCACCCCCAACGGCACGCCGAGCTGGACCTTCGCCGGCAAGTCGCTAACCATCAACCGAGGCGGGCGGCTGCTGTACAACGGCTGGGGCGCCACCGGCCGCGTCACGATCAACGACCTGACGGTCGCCAACGCCACGGTTAGGCACGACCAGTTCAGCCAGGACATCTTCCGCCTGGCGGGCAACACCACGCTGGTCGGCGCCGCGACCTTCGAGGCAGCGCGGGGGCCTATGGTCATCGAGGCCTCGCTCCGCGGCGACGGCTCGCTCACCAAAACCGGCGCCAACGACCTCACCCTCGCCGCCGCCAACGAGTACGCCGGCGCGACGAACATCCAGAGCGGCACGCTCCGGCTCTCACGCGGCAGCCTGCTGGCGGAGTACACCTTTGACAACGTCCGGGGCGTCGGGGTGCCGAATAGCGGCTCGGCCGGCAACCCGCTGAACGGCCTGCTCGCGGGCGGGGCGACCATTGTCGACGCCGGCGGCGGGCGCGAGGGGCGGGCCGTGAGCCTGTCGGGCGGCGCCTCGGTGGACGTCCAGAGCGCGATCACCGACCTCGCCCCCGACGGCAACTGGGCCGTGTCGGCGTGGGTCAACACGACCACCGCCGGCGGCGCGATCCTCAGCAAGACCGACGGCGGCTGGGACCGCGGCAACACGGCTTTCTACCTCGGTGACGGGGCCGGCGCCGGCAGCGGCGGCCAGCCCGCCGGTGTCCGCTGGGCGGGCGGCTTCCTCCAGACCGCCCCGGGCTCCACCACGGTAACCGACGGGCAGTGGCATCAGGTCACCTACGTCAACAGCGGTGGCGAGTACACCATCTACGTCGACGGTCAGGCGCAGACGACCTCGACCGCCGACTCCGCCTTCGGCAACGCCGACGTCGGCTCGCTAGTGCAGCTCGGCCGCGCCAACAACCCGGGCGACGGCGCCCTCAACTTCAACGGCCTGATGGACTCGGTGCAGATCTTCAGCCAGTCGCTCTCGGCCCAGCAGGTCGCCGCGTTGCACGGCGGCGAACAGCTCGGCTCGCTGCCGAGCACTACGGTGGTCAACATCTCCGCGGCCGCCACGCTCGACCTCAACGGCACGACCCAGGAGATCGCCGGGCTGAACGGCGTCGGCACGTCGGCGATCACGCTCGGCAGCCGCGGCCGGCTGATCATCAACAACGCCGAAACCTCCGAGCACTGGGGCACGATCTCGGGCAACGGCGGGCTGGCCAAGTCGGGCGCGGGCGATCTGCTGCTGGCGGGCGTCGGCACGCATACCGGCGGGATCACGGTCGCCGAGGGGCGTCTGATTGTCGAAGGCGACACCGGCTTCGGCACGACCGCGATTGAGGCCGGCGCCAGCCTCGCCGGTTCCGGGAACGTCCGCGGGACGCTCGACCTGCAGAGCGGCGCGGAGCTCGAGGTCGCCCTCGCCGGCCCGTCGCACGACCCGCTCAACGTCGACGGCGCCGCGGCGCTCGACGGGCTGCTGTCGGTGTCGCTTGACGCGGGCTACCTGCCGGCGCTGGGCGAGAGCATTACCGTGCTGACCGCCGTCGGGCTGACCAACAACCTGACGCTCGGCGGCCCCGACGGCGCGCTGTTCAGCCTCGCCGAGAGCACACCGAACGCCCTGGTGCTGACCGCCGTCAGCAACCTCGCCGGCGATTACAACAACGACGGCGCCGTCGACGCCGCCGACTACGTGGTGTGGCGTGACAACGTCGGCCAGCCGGCCGGCACGCTCTTCAACGACCCCTCCGCCGCAGCGGTTGGCTCTGCCCAGTACGCCGCTTGGCAGGGCAACTACGGCGCGACAATGACGGTCGTCGGCGCGGCCGCCGTGCCGGAGCCCGCGGCGTTCGCCCTCCTCGCGAGTGTGCTGGCAACTCTTGGCCGGGTGCGTCCCATCAGCCGGCGGAATCTGGGCGGTTGA
- the tssE gene encoding type VI secretion system baseplate subunit TssE, translated as MSTPYPTLAPSLLDRLVDACCGVAEPRPGGVGSLADDIEDLLNTCSVAAGPKLAGCPEASESLLTYGAPPPTSLSLATNAERLATARQLEQTIARFEPRLENVRVRAEAPNAVSNEGRFEIRGALRAEPGRAFTMMIRVRSTSGRTHVTTERA; from the coding sequence ATGAGCACTCCCTACCCAACGCTGGCGCCCTCGCTGCTCGACCGCCTGGTCGACGCCTGCTGCGGCGTTGCCGAACCACGCCCCGGTGGCGTCGGCAGCCTGGCCGACGACATCGAGGACCTGCTGAACACGTGCAGCGTCGCGGCTGGCCCTAAGCTGGCCGGCTGCCCCGAAGCGTCCGAGTCACTGCTGACCTACGGTGCGCCGCCGCCGACCTCGTTGTCGCTGGCCACCAACGCCGAACGCCTGGCAACTGCGCGTCAGCTCGAGCAAACCATCGCCCGCTTTGAGCCCCGCCTGGAGAATGTCCGCGTGCGGGCCGAGGCGCCCAACGCCGTCAGCAACGAGGGCCGGTTCGAGATCCGCGGCGCGTTGCGGGCCGAGCCTGGCCGGGCCTTCACCATGATGATCCGAGTCCGCAGCACCAGCGGCCGGACCCACGTCACGACGGAGCGGGCATGA
- a CDS encoding eCIS core domain-containing protein — translation MAENNTGMPDQLKSGIESLSGIDVSDVRVHRNSGRPAQVGAVAFTQGTDIFVGPGDDNCRRLAHELWHVVQQRQGRIKPTAHVNGILVNDDPGLEREADIMGAKALAT, via the coding sequence ATGGCGGAAAACAATACCGGCATGCCGGACCAACTCAAGTCCGGCATCGAGAGCCTTAGCGGAATCGATGTCAGCGACGTCCGCGTTCATCGCAATAGCGGCCGTCCGGCTCAGGTAGGCGCTGTTGCGTTCACCCAAGGCACGGACATCTTTGTCGGCCCTGGAGACGACAACTGTCGGCGCCTCGCGCACGAGCTGTGGCACGTTGTGCAGCAGCGTCAGGGCCGGATCAAGCCAACCGCTCACGTGAACGGCATTTTGGTCAACGACGATCCAGGCCTCGAGAGGGAAGCCGACATCATGGGCGCCAAGGCGCTCGCGACGTAG